From a single Bacillus pumilus genomic region:
- the fliT gene encoding flagella biosynthesis regulatory protein FliT, whose amino-acid sequence MSIVDQLRDQTLKMAAEIAANPQSDSLVEDFDAFLIERDELMRGIQHELTDQEKEKIKEIIQTDQQMAKQLTVIQNGIKADIQAIQRKKTKQLNYQNPYQPMTSDGVYYDKRK is encoded by the coding sequence ATGAGTATTGTGGATCAGCTTCGTGACCAAACATTAAAAATGGCAGCCGAAATAGCGGCAAATCCGCAAAGTGACTCGCTTGTTGAAGACTTTGATGCCTTTTTAATTGAGAGAGACGAATTAATGAGAGGTATCCAGCATGAGCTGACGGATCAAGAAAAAGAAAAAATCAAAGAAATCATTCAAACAGATCAACAGATGGCGAAGCAATTAACCGTGATCCAAAATGGGATTAAAGCAGATATCCAAGCCATTCAAAGAAAGAAAACGAAACAGCTGAATTACCAAAATCCATACCAGCCTATGACAAGTGACGGCGTATACTACGATAAACGGAAATAA
- a CDS encoding methyl-accepting chemotaxis protein: MTAHLRQLILQVQNGSRQLADSAAQFEETIHQTISASEQTSSSIEQVGEASREQSDAVGKVASAIQEVSTGMQNTAEHTSNVSGHSISVTEKAEEGAALIQQFVKQMSSIKDSVNEHHSTMANVQAQFTGIQDLLGHIHAIADQTNLLALNAAIEAARAGEHGRGFAVVADEVRKLAEESGQLTDQIGQLLANVNKDTERSSQSMTKVERDVAEGVKVSQLSEQSFHEILESIRDISMKAEELSATAEQISASTEEISQTVGVIEEGAKRNSEETEYMSAAVEESLAANEEMKAAAEDLKTLSHSLKTSISSFTI, from the coding sequence ATGACGGCGCATTTGCGTCAGCTCATTTTACAGGTGCAAAACGGATCAAGACAATTAGCTGATTCAGCTGCTCAGTTTGAGGAAACCATTCATCAAACCATATCGGCTAGTGAGCAGACGTCTAGTTCGATTGAACAGGTCGGAGAAGCTTCACGTGAACAATCAGATGCAGTCGGAAAGGTAGCTTCTGCGATTCAAGAAGTCTCGACTGGTATGCAAAATACAGCCGAACACACATCCAATGTTTCGGGTCACTCAATTTCAGTGACTGAAAAGGCTGAAGAGGGTGCAGCTCTTATTCAGCAATTTGTGAAGCAAATGAGCTCTATAAAAGATTCTGTGAATGAGCACCATTCTACAATGGCCAATGTACAAGCACAGTTTACGGGTATTCAAGATCTGTTAGGTCATATCCATGCCATTGCTGACCAGACGAATTTACTTGCTTTAAATGCTGCGATTGAAGCGGCAAGAGCAGGAGAACATGGAAGAGGCTTTGCCGTTGTAGCAGATGAGGTGAGAAAGCTGGCGGAAGAGTCCGGTCAGCTGACAGATCAAATTGGGCAATTACTCGCGAATGTGAACAAAGATACGGAAAGATCCTCACAATCAATGACAAAGGTTGAGCGAGATGTAGCAGAAGGTGTGAAAGTCTCGCAATTGTCTGAACAGAGCTTTCATGAAATTCTGGAATCGATCCGTGATATCTCAATGAAAGCAGAGGAGCTTTCAGCCACTGCGGAGCAAATTTCAGCGAGTACAGAGGAAATCTCTCAGACGGTTGGAGTCATTGAAGAAGGAGCCAAACGCAATTCAGAAGAGACGGAGTACATGTCTGCGGCTGTTGAAGAATCATTGGCGGCAAATGAAGAGATGAAAGCAGCGGCGGAGGATTTAAAAACTTTGTCTCATTCGCTGAAAACATCGATTTCTTCTTTCACCATTTAA
- the fliS gene encoding flagellar export chaperone FliS, protein MAIQNPYAAYQKNSIETATPAELTLMLYEGCLKFIRLAKYAIQKEDAETRNVNLKKAQNIIQELNVTLNRSYDVSKSMASMYDYIYRRLIEANLQNDEEILIEVEQYVTDFRDAWKEVIQTDRKGRHHSIGGSL, encoded by the coding sequence ATGGCAATTCAGAACCCTTATGCCGCCTATCAGAAAAATTCTATTGAGACTGCAACACCTGCCGAGTTGACGCTTATGCTTTATGAAGGCTGCTTAAAGTTCATTAGACTCGCGAAGTATGCCATTCAAAAAGAGGATGCAGAAACGAGAAATGTGAACCTGAAAAAGGCTCAAAACATCATTCAAGAATTAAATGTCACCTTAAATCGCTCTTATGACGTATCAAAGAGTATGGCAAGTATGTATGATTACATTTACCGCAGACTGATTGAAGCCAACCTTCAAAATGACGAAGAGATACTGATTGAAGTAGAGCAATACGTGACTGATTTCCGAGATGCTTGGAAGGAAGTCATTCAAACTGATCGAAAAGGGCGTCACCACTCTATCGGGGGATCTTTATGA
- the hpf gene encoding ribosome hibernation-promoting factor, HPF/YfiA family — MNYNVRGENIDVTPALRDHVEKKIGKLERYFETDVDASVNVNLKFYNDQESKVEVTIPMTDLALRAEVHNEDMYNAVDLAASKLERQIRKHKTKVNRKFREQGAKKHLFAGGNGTAEVAVQDDEEIDETEIVRQKRFNLKPMDSEEAILQMNMLGHSFFVFTNAETNLTNVVYRRNDGKYGLIEPNA, encoded by the coding sequence ATGAATTACAATGTCAGAGGCGAAAACATCGACGTAACACCTGCACTAAGAGATCATGTCGAGAAAAAAATTGGAAAGCTGGAGCGTTATTTTGAGACAGACGTAGATGCTTCAGTCAACGTGAACTTGAAGTTTTATAACGATCAAGAATCTAAAGTTGAGGTTACCATTCCAATGACTGATCTAGCACTTCGAGCTGAGGTGCATAATGAAGATATGTACAATGCAGTAGACCTAGCAGCCAGTAAATTAGAACGTCAAATTCGAAAACACAAAACAAAAGTAAACCGTAAGTTCCGCGAGCAGGGTGCTAAAAAACACTTATTTGCCGGAGGAAATGGAACGGCTGAAGTAGCTGTTCAAGATGATGAAGAAATTGATGAAACAGAAATCGTCAGACAAAAACGTTTCAACTTAAAACCGATGGATAGCGAAGAGGCCATTCTTCAAATGAACATGTTAGGTCATAGTTTCTTTGTTTTCACAAATGCAGAGACAAATTTGACCAATGTGGTTTATCGCCGAAATGATGGAAAATATGGACTCATTGAGCCAAACGCTTAA